A single window of Zea mays cultivar B73 chromosome 10, Zm-B73-REFERENCE-NAM-5.0, whole genome shotgun sequence DNA harbors:
- the LOC103641166 gene encoding protein RKD4, whose amino-acid sequence MAGGKRSKLLQGAPPPPPPPQWSDVRGLLHMRLTDAAAELNVSITYLRRLCRQNGFAQWPGKKIRYMNSTGKKVMLEADDALLDASPSAGLAGTSGLRQAMSAETRNEEEDDEPVANQELTTLNLIDKVGSSSSPSRSDGRS is encoded by the exons ATGGCCGGCGGGAAGAGGAGTAAGCTGCTGCAGGgtgctccgccgccgccgccgccgccgcaatgGTCTGACGTCCGTGGCCTGCTCCACATGCGGTTGACGGACGCCGCCGCGGAGCTCAACGTCTCAATCACCTACCTCAGGCGCCTCTGCCGCCAGAACGGCTTCGCTCAGTGGCCAGGAAAGAAG ATCCGGTACATGAACAGTACAGGGAAGAAGGTGATGCTGGAGGCAGATGATGCGCTGCTGGACGCCTCGCCGTCTGCTGGTCTCGCTGGTACTTCCGGGCTCCGGCAGGCCATGAGCGCGGAAACCCGgaacgaggaagaggacgacgaaCCAGTTGCGAATCAGGAACTCACCACTTTAAACTTGATAGACAAGGTTGGATCGTCCTCGTCCCCCAGCCGCAGCGACGGCCGCAGCTAG